A section of the Deltaproteobacteria bacterium genome encodes:
- a CDS encoding CoB--CoM heterodisulfide reductase iron-sulfur subunit A family protein: MARIGVFVCHCGTNIAGTVDVKYVAEEMSKEKGVIISRDYKYMCSDPGQNIIKEYIRLYKLDRVVVASCSPLLHERTFQNTVKEEGLNPYLMEMANIREQCSWVHKDRAEATLKAIELIKMSVAKVRMNEPLFPKRIPLERKALVIGGGISGMQAALDIAMVGHPVILVERAPSIGGRMAQFDKTFPTLDCAACILTPKMVDVRSNPNIRILTYSEVESVEGYVGNFEVKIRKKARSVDMSKCTGCGECMQKCPSRVDSEFDLGLGKRKAIYIPFPQAVPNVPVIDRAHCRFFTQGKCKVCQKVCPAEAINYEQTDEIITEKVGAIVAATGFDLSDPNDYSEYGGGRYKDVINGLQFERMINASGPTEGHLKRPSDGKEPKTIVFIQCVGSRDENLGRPYCSKMCCMYTAKHAILTKEHIPDAQVYVFYIDIRAAGKNYEEFVRRAIEQYGANYLRGRVSRIFEKNGKLIVRGADTLLRSQVEIEADMVVLATALVARSDAIKVAQMLGIPYDQNRFFTEMHPKLAPVENVTAGIYLTGACQAPKDIPDSVASASGASVKVCVLFANEELISDPMTAQINPALCSLCKTCVDLCPFSAIVEEEVKRPDGQTQRQMRVIDGVCHGCGACVASCRPGAITLKGYTDQQIFSEIESLASNF, translated from the coding sequence CGCGACTATAAATACATGTGCTCCGACCCGGGGCAAAATATCATTAAGGAATATATTCGCCTGTACAAATTAGACCGGGTGGTCGTGGCTTCCTGTTCCCCCCTTCTCCATGAACGCACTTTCCAGAATACGGTGAAAGAAGAGGGATTGAACCCCTACCTGATGGAGATGGCCAACATCCGCGAGCAATGCTCCTGGGTACACAAAGACCGGGCCGAGGCCACGCTCAAGGCCATCGAGTTGATCAAAATGTCCGTGGCCAAGGTTCGCATGAACGAACCTCTTTTCCCCAAAAGAATTCCCCTGGAGCGCAAAGCTCTGGTCATCGGCGGGGGGATCTCGGGGATGCAAGCGGCCTTAGACATCGCCATGGTGGGCCACCCGGTGATCCTGGTAGAAAGGGCGCCTTCGATCGGTGGCCGGATGGCCCAATTCGACAAAACCTTTCCTACCCTGGATTGCGCAGCCTGTATTTTGACGCCCAAGATGGTGGACGTGCGCAGCAACCCGAACATCCGCATTCTAACCTACTCGGAAGTGGAGAGCGTCGAAGGGTACGTGGGCAATTTCGAAGTTAAGATCCGCAAAAAAGCGCGTTCCGTTGACATGTCCAAGTGCACGGGCTGCGGAGAATGCATGCAGAAATGCCCCAGCCGGGTGGATAGCGAGTTCGACCTGGGTCTGGGAAAACGCAAAGCCATCTATATTCCCTTCCCCCAGGCCGTACCCAATGTACCGGTCATCGATCGGGCCCATTGCCGTTTTTTCACCCAAGGGAAATGCAAAGTATGCCAGAAAGTCTGTCCAGCGGAGGCGATTAACTACGAACAGACGGACGAGATCATTACGGAAAAAGTCGGGGCCATTGTCGCCGCCACAGGATTCGATCTATCCGACCCCAATGATTACAGTGAATACGGCGGCGGTCGGTATAAAGATGTGATCAACGGGCTGCAATTCGAACGCATGATCAATGCCTCCGGGCCGACGGAGGGGCATTTAAAGCGGCCCTCGGATGGCAAAGAGCCCAAAACCATTGTTTTCATCCAATGCGTGGGCTCCCGGGATGAAAACTTAGGCCGCCCTTACTGCTCCAAGATGTGCTGCATGTACACGGCCAAACATGCCATCCTAACCAAGGAGCACATTCCCGATGCCCAGGTTTACGTCTTCTACATTGATATCCGGGCCGCAGGAAAAAATTATGAGGAATTTGTCCGGCGGGCCATCGAACAGTACGGGGCGAACTACCTTCGGGGAAGGGTCTCGCGAATTTTTGAGAAAAACGGCAAGTTGATCGTACGCGGAGCCGACACGCTCTTACGGAGCCAGGTGGAAATCGAAGCGGATATGGTGGTCTTGGCCACAGCCCTGGTGGCCCGCAGCGATGCGATCAAAGTAGCGCAAATGTTGGGGATCCCGTACGATCAAAATCGCTTTTTTACGGAGATGCATCCCAAACTGGCGCCCGTGGAAAACGTGACAGCGGGCATCTATCTCACCGGCGCCTGTCAGGCCCCTAAGGATATACCCGATTCCGTAGCTTCAGCCAGTGGGGCCTCGGTGAAAGTTTGCGTCCTCTTTGCCAATGAGGAATTGATCTCCGACCCGATGACCGCCCAGATTAATCCGGCGCTGTGCTCGCTCTGCAAAACCTGCGTAGACCTATGCCCGTTTAGCGCCATCGTCGAGGAAGAGGTGAAGAGGCCCGATGGCCAAACTCAAAGACAGATGCGCGTGATCGACGGGGTTTGCCATGGCTGCGGGGCCTGCGTGGCTTCCTGCCGCCCGGGGGCGATCACCCTGAAGGGATACACCGATCAACAGATTTTCTCGGAGATCGAATCACTGGCGAGTAATTTTTAG
- a CDS encoding hydrogenase iron-sulfur subunit, protein MGAKLETKEKEKKWEPKILAFLCRWCSYAGADLTGSSRTSYPPNVRILRVPCSGRVNPLFILKTLRSGMDGVLVSGCHPGDCHYTAGNYNARRKFAILARLLEYVGIDPRRVQFSWISASEGDKFAKVVSKVVADVQALGPNELFRLPQGGQTAKGAASAHE, encoded by the coding sequence ATGGGAGCAAAGCTGGAAACGAAAGAGAAAGAAAAAAAATGGGAGCCAAAGATTTTGGCTTTCCTCTGCCGGTGGTGTAGTTATGCCGGTGCCGATCTGACCGGCTCTTCGCGGACCAGTTATCCCCCCAATGTGCGCATCTTGCGCGTCCCCTGTTCTGGCCGGGTCAATCCGTTATTTATCCTCAAAACCCTTCGTTCCGGAATGGATGGGGTGCTGGTCTCGGGATGCCATCCCGGAGATTGCCACTACACGGCAGGAAATTACAATGCCCGCCGAAAATTTGCCATCCTCGCCAGGCTTTTAGAGTATGTAGGTATCGATCCCAGGCGCGTTCAATTTTCCTGGATTTCGGCTTCGGAAGGGGACAAGTTTGCTAAGGTGGTGAGCAAAGTGGTGGCCGATGTGCAAGCCCTTGGGCCCAACGAATTGTTCCGGCTTCCCCAGGGAGGACAAACCGCGAAAGGGGCGGCGAGCGCCCATGAATAG
- a CDS encoding 4Fe-4S dicluster domain-containing protein, giving the protein MSAPIPEIKKEDLVGLVKSLFQEGRVDHFLAYQKGTVKFKTTPLIAHQEEDLQGLVVDDFFHSNLALYLKEIKGRVGILTKGCDSRSLVSLIKEGQVKREDLYIVGIPCPGQIDPKRVAAAASCAIEELEEINRRGQEIVIRVSGQEKTLPKIQALMEKCLACHYPQPLIFDALLSGDYVAPVSPITRSPDDLRPKPIAEKWAFWSGQFERCIRCYACRNVCPACFCPRCLVEENMPQWVSPLPSKGDNFVFHLMRLMHVAGTCVSCGECERVCPMEIPLMKLNEKMAEDLRELFDFVAGVDLDKALPFRTYRQEDPDDFIK; this is encoded by the coding sequence ATGTCCGCACCAATCCCTGAAATCAAAAAAGAGGACCTCGTCGGTCTGGTAAAAAGTCTTTTCCAAGAAGGCAGGGTGGATCATTTCCTCGCTTACCAGAAAGGGACGGTGAAGTTCAAGACGACCCCTTTAATTGCCCACCAAGAGGAGGACCTGCAGGGACTTGTGGTGGACGATTTTTTCCATTCCAACCTGGCTCTTTACCTGAAAGAGATCAAAGGGCGGGTGGGTATTTTGACGAAAGGATGCGACAGCCGATCTCTGGTTTCTCTCATCAAAGAAGGACAAGTAAAACGGGAAGATCTCTATATCGTGGGCATTCCTTGTCCGGGTCAGATCGATCCCAAGAGAGTTGCTGCTGCCGCCTCTTGTGCGATCGAGGAATTGGAAGAAATCAACCGGCGGGGCCAGGAGATTGTGATCCGGGTCAGCGGGCAAGAAAAAACCTTGCCGAAGATTCAGGCCCTTATGGAAAAATGCCTTGCTTGCCATTATCCCCAACCCCTGATCTTCGATGCCCTTCTTTCTGGAGATTACGTTGCGCCAGTATCCCCAATAACCCGCTCCCCGGACGATCTCCGCCCCAAACCTATCGCGGAAAAATGGGCCTTCTGGTCGGGGCAGTTTGAACGGTGCATCCGTTGCTATGCCTGCCGCAATGTTTGCCCGGCCTGTTTCTGCCCCCGCTGCCTGGTGGAAGAGAATATGCCTCAGTGGGTTTCCCCCTTGCCGTCAAAAGGGGATAATTTCGTATTTCACCTGATGCGCCTGATGCACGTCGCTGGAACCTGCGTATCCTGTGGAGAGTGTGAACGGGTATGCCCCATGGAAATCCCTTTAATGAAGCTCAATGAAAAGATGGCCGAGGATCTCCGGGAGCTCTTTGATTTTGTTGCCGGTGTGGATTTGGACAAAGCTCTTCCTTTCCGAACGTACCGCCAGGAAGACCCCGATGATTTCATCAAGTGA
- a CDS encoding 4Fe-4S dicluster domain-containing protein, producing the protein MISSSERRFKMYLKITPKKLIQWLDGLKAQAEVLTPAKVDGVWTYTLSDLQTLPQHYFNSRISPKSLFFPSLQALLGWRSSDSSLQLSSTPPPDGQRAILGLRPCDARALRILEPVFLKDYQDVFYSQNLLRTLLLGQACQAQCEGSFCEEMGIDPQDSADVDLFFREIPGGYLVKVVTEKGKNLAGAGDLFEESSEKEWNAGQREIRGRRDKPLFDLERVKAGAGERFPDEDFWRRVSDKCINCGVCTYLCPTCHCFDLCDLQMPGQGVRFRCFDSCAFPGFTKMAVHNPREEKWRRYRQRVNHKFNFFYQNFQTVACVGCGRCVIHCPVNLDLREVLLAIAR; encoded by the coding sequence ATGATTTCATCAAGTGAACGAAGGTTCAAAATGTACCTTAAAATTACCCCCAAAAAATTGATTCAATGGTTGGACGGATTGAAAGCCCAGGCTGAAGTCTTAACACCGGCCAAGGTGGACGGCGTGTGGACTTACACTCTTTCCGACCTTCAGACCCTCCCTCAGCATTACTTTAATTCCCGTATATCACCCAAGAGTTTGTTTTTTCCATCCCTGCAGGCCTTGCTCGGCTGGAGGTCATCTGACAGCTCGCTGCAGTTAAGCTCCACCCCCCCTCCGGATGGCCAACGGGCTATCTTGGGCTTGAGGCCCTGTGACGCTAGGGCGTTACGCATCCTTGAACCAGTTTTCTTGAAAGATTATCAGGATGTTTTTTATTCCCAGAATCTCTTGCGCACCCTTCTTTTGGGGCAGGCCTGCCAAGCGCAATGCGAAGGTTCCTTCTGCGAAGAGATGGGTATTGACCCTCAAGATTCAGCGGACGTGGACCTATTCTTCAGGGAAATTCCGGGAGGATATTTAGTCAAGGTTGTCACGGAAAAAGGCAAAAATCTGGCAGGAGCCGGAGACTTATTTGAGGAATCCTCTGAGAAGGAATGGAATGCGGGACAAAGGGAAATTCGGGGGAGAAGGGATAAACCCCTCTTTGATTTAGAAAGGGTGAAGGCCGGGGCCGGGGAGCGCTTCCCGGATGAAGATTTCTGGAGGCGGGTTTCGGATAAGTGCATCAATTGCGGGGTGTGTACCTACCTGTGCCCCACCTGCCACTGCTTCGACCTCTGTGACCTGCAGATGCCTGGCCAGGGAGTTCGCTTCCGCTGCTTCGATAGCTGCGCCTTCCCGGGTTTTACCAAAATGGCCGTACACAACCCCCGGGAGGAAAAGTGGCGGCGTTACCGCCAGAGGGTGAACCACAAGTTTAACTTTTTCTACCAAAACTTCCAGACCGTAGCCTGCGTGGGTTGCGGGCGCTGCGTAATTCATTGTCCGGTTAACCTTGATCTGCGGGAAGTTTTGCTGGCAATCGCCCGGTGA
- a CDS encoding FAD/NAD(P)-binding protein — protein sequence MNEQVQGKNIYQPYLMEIIKVVPETGDTKTFHIQFQEASLRESFSFVAGQFAEYSVFGEGEATFCISSSPTRMSHLEFSVKRVGRVTHALHQLNEGDTIGFRGPYGNHFPLDKLKEKNLLFIGGGIGMAPLRSLIHNVVDTRADYREITILYGARSPQDLCFQYDLESWGGNPSLEMVTTVDVGDDNWKGKVGLVPMVLEEIKPSSKETMAITCGPPIMIRYTLKSLEKLGFTPSQVWTTLEMKMKCGLGKCGRCNIGPLYVCQDGPVFSLEEIKKFTSDEF from the coding sequence ATGAACGAGCAAGTCCAGGGAAAAAACATTTATCAGCCTTACCTCATGGAGATCATCAAAGTCGTCCCCGAAACTGGGGACACCAAAACTTTTCACATTCAATTCCAAGAGGCCTCCCTGCGGGAGAGTTTTTCATTTGTGGCCGGCCAATTTGCCGAATATTCCGTCTTCGGGGAGGGGGAGGCTACTTTCTGCATTTCTTCCAGCCCCACCCGGATGAGCCATCTGGAGTTCAGTGTGAAACGAGTGGGCCGGGTGACCCATGCCCTCCACCAATTAAACGAGGGCGATACCATAGGTTTTCGGGGGCCTTACGGAAACCATTTTCCTTTGGATAAGCTCAAAGAAAAAAACCTTTTGTTCATTGGCGGGGGGATCGGCATGGCCCCCCTCCGTTCGCTGATTCATAATGTTGTGGACACCCGAGCGGATTACCGGGAAATCACCATTCTTTATGGCGCCCGAAGTCCGCAAGATCTTTGTTTCCAATACGACCTGGAAAGCTGGGGGGGTAATCCTTCCCTCGAAATGGTTACAACCGTTGATGTCGGTGATGACAATTGGAAGGGGAAAGTAGGTTTGGTGCCCATGGTCCTGGAGGAAATCAAGCCTTCTTCCAAGGAAACGATGGCCATCACCTGCGGCCCGCCGATCATGATTCGTTATACCCTTAAGTCCTTAGAAAAACTCGGTTTTACTCCATCTCAGGTCTGGACCACCCTGGAGATGAAGATGAAGTGCGGCCTGGGGAAATGCGGCCGCTGCAACATAGGCCCTCTCTATGTTTGCCAAGATGGGCCTGTTTTCAGCTTGGAAGAAATTAAAAAATTCACTTCCGACGAATTTTAA
- a CDS encoding CarD family transcriptional regulator → MFKIGDKAVYPAHGVGIIEDIKCKVISGNKRTFYVLRILEKEMTIMIPTDNAESVGLRGIIDKKEVPKVFRILSERNGKIDCQTWNRRYREYMEKIKSGSVFEVAEVLRDLVHLKNDKALSFGERQMLDLAQNLLVKELSIAKNMAEDKVRLRLLSIFNI, encoded by the coding sequence ATGTTTAAGATTGGCGATAAGGCGGTCTATCCTGCGCATGGTGTGGGAATTATCGAAGACATTAAATGTAAAGTGATCTCGGGAAATAAAAGAACCTTCTATGTTTTGAGAATTTTAGAGAAAGAGATGACCATTATGATTCCCACTGACAATGCCGAAAGTGTTGGGCTGAGGGGGATCATCGATAAAAAGGAAGTTCCCAAGGTTTTCCGCATTCTTTCCGAAAGAAACGGGAAGATTGATTGCCAGACCTGGAATCGCCGATACCGCGAGTATATGGAAAAAATCAAATCCGGATCGGTTTTTGAAGTAGCCGAAGTTTTACGGGATCTGGTTCACTTGAAAAACGACAAAGCCCTTTCCTTTGGAGAGCGACAAATGCTCGACCTGGCCCAGAACCTTCTGGTCAAGGAGCTCTCCATCGCCAAAAACATGGCCGAAGATAAAGTTCGTCTTCGCCTCCTGAGCATCTTCAATATCTGA
- a CDS encoding TRAM domain-containing protein — MFILRILLLMATGSSGFFLGQQVSQLPESSLWGMGIGLFIGILVILFERGIKQMPLKVVVGGAIGLVLGLMLANLLTSAFFTGLFERLEVNFSAYVLINSALGYLGLILGIKKGKEFEPTKISWFSKGVPQGSNGHKVLDTSVIIDGRIADICDTGFMEGTFIIPQFILQELRHIADSSDPLKRGRGRRGLDVLNRIQKQNNLEVKIVDQDYPKIQEVDAKLIALAKDTNAKIITNDFNLNKVAELQGIPVLNINQLFNALKPVVLPGEIMNVKILKEGKEPGQGVAYLDDGTMVVVDNARRYMGKNVDVSVTSVLQTTAGRMIFTLLKEDAPENFYQSFNH; from the coding sequence ATGTTTATCCTGCGGATCTTGCTGTTAATGGCCACTGGCAGTAGTGGTTTTTTTCTGGGGCAGCAGGTTTCCCAGCTCCCGGAGTCCAGTTTATGGGGGATGGGGATCGGCTTATTCATCGGGATTCTCGTGATTTTATTCGAACGCGGCATTAAACAGATGCCGCTGAAAGTGGTCGTCGGTGGGGCCATCGGGTTGGTTTTGGGTTTGATGCTAGCCAACCTTTTGACCAGCGCCTTCTTTACCGGCCTCTTTGAGCGGCTGGAAGTTAATTTTTCAGCGTATGTTCTCATTAATAGTGCCCTCGGCTACCTGGGTTTGATCTTGGGGATCAAAAAGGGGAAAGAGTTTGAACCAACAAAAATTTCCTGGTTCTCCAAAGGAGTACCCCAAGGAAGCAACGGGCATAAAGTCCTGGATACCAGCGTAATCATCGATGGACGCATCGCGGATATTTGTGATACGGGATTCATGGAAGGGACGTTTATCATTCCCCAATTTATCCTCCAAGAATTGCGCCACATCGCAGACTCCTCGGATCCTTTAAAGCGCGGAAGGGGGCGGAGGGGCCTGGATGTTTTGAATAGAATTCAAAAGCAAAACAATTTGGAAGTCAAAATCGTCGATCAGGACTACCCCAAAATCCAGGAAGTAGACGCCAAGTTGATCGCCTTGGCCAAGGATACAAATGCCAAAATCATTACCAATGATTTTAACCTCAACAAGGTAGCCGAACTGCAAGGAATTCCGGTGCTGAACATCAACCAGCTCTTCAACGCTCTGAAACCGGTCGTTCTCCCTGGTGAAATCATGAATGTGAAAATTTTGAAAGAAGGGAAAGAACCCGGACAAGGCGTGGCTTATCTGGATGATGGAACTATGGTGGTGGTGGATAACGCCCGGCGTTATATGGGCAAGAATGTTGACGTTTCCGTAACCAGCGTACTCCAGACCACTGCTGGGCGGATGATTTTCACCCTCTTGAAAGAAGACGCCCCGGAGAATTTTTATCAAAGTTTTAACCATTGA
- the ispD gene encoding 2-C-methyl-D-erythritol 4-phosphate cytidylyltransferase, protein MMRVVALIPAAGRGRRMGKEIPKASLSLGGIPLLWHTLQKFEGCTQVDEILPLVPPKEVSFWTDEIGRRSKLKKVQRVLAGGEERQDSVFLGLKAIAGNADWVIIHDGARPFVPPELIERALSETRRWKAVTAALPAGETIKEVSLEKEVLRTVDRGSLWIIQTPQSFEYSLILSAHEKAREERFCGTDDASLVERLGIPVRVIEGSRFNFKITTPEDLILGEALLQYLK, encoded by the coding sequence ATGATGCGCGTAGTGGCCTTAATCCCAGCAGCGGGCCGGGGGAGGCGGATGGGCAAGGAAATACCCAAAGCCTCTCTTTCTTTAGGAGGAATTCCTCTCTTATGGCACACTCTCCAAAAATTCGAAGGCTGCACGCAGGTGGATGAGATTTTACCGCTGGTTCCCCCGAAGGAAGTCTCCTTTTGGACCGATGAAATTGGGCGCCGCTCAAAGCTCAAGAAGGTTCAGAGAGTATTGGCCGGAGGGGAGGAACGGCAAGATTCGGTTTTTTTGGGGTTGAAAGCCATCGCGGGAAACGCGGATTGGGTCATTATCCATGACGGGGCCCGGCCTTTTGTTCCTCCCGAGTTAATCGAGCGAGCCCTATCTGAAACCCGCCGCTGGAAAGCGGTAACTGCGGCGCTACCTGCCGGGGAGACCATCAAGGAAGTTTCCCTGGAAAAGGAAGTTTTAAGAACAGTGGATCGCGGCTCCCTTTGGATCATCCAGACCCCCCAATCCTTCGAGTACAGCTTGATCCTTAGCGCCCATGAGAAAGCCCGAGAAGAACGGTTTTGCGGGACCGACGATGCTTCTTTGGTGGAGCGGTTGGGAATTCCAGTACGGGTGATCGAAGGTTCCCGCTTTAATTTTAAGATCACGACGCCTGAAGACCTGATCTTAGGGGAAGCGTTGCTGCAATACTTAAAATAA
- the ispF gene encoding 2-C-methyl-D-erythritol 2,4-cyclodiphosphate synthase, with protein MLIGFGYDIHRLVEGRRLILGGVEIPYEKGLEGHSDADVLLHAVCDGLLGAMGEGDIGKHFPNTDPQFRGISSLKLLNIVASMVAERSLTVENLDTTVIAEQPRIMPYVPQMRTKIAETMNISEGKVNIKATTSEGLGFVGEGRGIVAYAIVLLKKV; from the coding sequence ATGCTAATTGGTTTTGGTTACGACATCCATCGGCTCGTCGAAGGCCGAAGGCTGATCCTGGGGGGAGTGGAAATTCCTTACGAAAAAGGACTTGAAGGGCATTCGGATGCCGATGTTCTATTGCATGCTGTTTGCGACGGGCTGTTGGGAGCCATGGGCGAAGGGGATATCGGGAAACACTTTCCCAACACCGACCCTCAATTCCGGGGAATCTCCAGCTTAAAGTTGCTCAACATCGTGGCCTCGATGGTGGCCGAGCGGAGCTTAACTGTGGAAAACCTCGATACCACGGTCATTGCCGAACAACCCCGGATCATGCCTTACGTTCCCCAGATGAGGACCAAGATCGCTGAAACCATGAACATTTCCGAGGGGAAAGTCAACATCAAAGCGACTACGTCCGAGGGTTTGGGATTTGTAGGTGAAGGAAGAGGTATCGTTGCCTATGCCATCGTGCTCCTAAAAAAAGTTTAG
- the gltX gene encoding glutamate--tRNA ligase, which produces MEDRIRVRFAPSPTGLLHVGNARTALFNFLFARQKGGTFIVRLEDTDLERSTIEAESAILQDLRWLGLDWDEGPGQPGAYGPYRQSERLGVYRRYAGELLEKGKAYRCYCTLEELEEKRKRSLAKGIPPLYDGHCRNLTPEEEQALSAAGRPASLRFKVEARTIEFQDLVKGRVSFDGQRIGDFIILRSDGGAPYNFAVVVDDGLMAITHVIRGEDHLTNTPRQLLLYKTLGFLPPQFAHLPLILGPDRTPLSKRHGATTVAHFREEGYLPEALANCLALLGWSCEDAQEIFSLGELIKNFSLERVSRSSAIFNYEKLKWVNRNHLKSLAEERKLELAWPFLQKKGINVEKMGESWWKSALEVVWEEVDNLSQLDEHLSIFSDEGWKVEPEAQNLLQKEESGKVLQALKDELRTVEEVNASNYKRIVSSLAKRVNLSGRGLYMPLRAALTGKIRGPELEKIFILLGKERVLQRVESALTLTGSERSRRGES; this is translated from the coding sequence ATGGAAGATCGTATCCGCGTTCGTTTTGCTCCCAGCCCTACCGGCCTGTTACACGTGGGAAATGCCCGTACGGCCCTTTTTAACTTCCTTTTTGCCCGGCAGAAGGGGGGAACTTTCATCGTACGCCTGGAGGATACGGACCTGGAGCGCTCCACCATTGAAGCCGAGAGTGCTATTCTGCAGGACCTGCGCTGGTTGGGGCTCGACTGGGACGAGGGGCCAGGCCAGCCCGGGGCTTATGGACCTTACCGCCAGTCCGAACGCCTGGGGGTGTACCGGCGGTATGCTGGGGAACTTCTGGAAAAAGGGAAGGCCTACCGCTGTTATTGTACGTTGGAAGAATTGGAGGAAAAGCGAAAGCGCTCTTTGGCCAAAGGGATTCCTCCCCTATACGATGGCCATTGCCGGAATTTAACTCCGGAAGAAGAGCAGGCGCTTTCTGCCGCCGGCCGTCCTGCCTCTTTGCGGTTTAAAGTGGAGGCCCGGACCATTGAATTTCAAGACCTGGTAAAAGGGCGAGTGTCTTTTGATGGCCAAAGGATTGGAGATTTCATTATTTTGCGTTCCGATGGGGGAGCCCCTTACAACTTCGCCGTGGTAGTAGACGACGGGCTGATGGCCATTACCCATGTCATTCGGGGGGAAGATCACCTAACGAACACCCCCCGTCAACTTCTCCTCTATAAGACTTTGGGATTTCTTCCCCCCCAATTCGCCCACCTTCCTTTAATCCTGGGGCCAGACCGAACCCCTTTGAGCAAACGCCATGGAGCTACAACCGTAGCTCATTTTCGGGAGGAGGGTTATCTGCCCGAAGCCCTGGCCAATTGCTTGGCTTTACTGGGCTGGTCTTGCGAAGATGCCCAAGAGATTTTTAGCTTGGGAGAACTGATCAAAAATTTTTCTCTGGAACGGGTATCCCGCAGTTCCGCAATCTTCAATTATGAGAAGTTAAAGTGGGTAAACCGGAACCATTTGAAAAGTCTTGCGGAGGAGAGAAAGCTGGAGTTGGCCTGGCCATTTTTGCAAAAAAAAGGTATAAATGTTGAAAAAATGGGGGAGTCATGGTGGAAATCCGCCCTGGAAGTAGTCTGGGAGGAGGTGGATAACCTCTCCCAGCTCGACGAGCACTTATCGATTTTTAGCGATGAGGGTTGGAAGGTGGAGCCCGAAGCCCAAAACCTTCTCCAAAAAGAAGAAAGCGGGAAGGTACTCCAGGCGCTGAAAGATGAACTGCGAACCGTTGAAGAGGTCAACGCCAGCAATTATAAACGGATCGTATCCAGCCTGGCCAAGCGGGTAAATCTTTCTGGACGGGGCCTTTACATGCCTTTGCGGGCGGCCTTGACGGGAAAAATTCGCGGCCCGGAATTAGAAAAAATTTTTATTCTCCTGGGAAAAGAAAGAGTGCTGCAAAGGGTGGAATCAGCCCTTACGCTAACGGGGTCAGAGAGGAGCAGGCGCGGTGAATCATAA
- the rfaE1 gene encoding D-glycero-beta-D-manno-heptose-7-phosphate kinase translates to MNHNELLPFISKFPDTRIMVIGDLMVDEYIWGNVSRVSPEAPVPVVSVTSESLRLGGAGNVVNNIHTLGGKVLLAGIVGNDEMGRKVIHDLHKMGLETKGVIVEPERVTTVKTRIIAQHQQVVRYDREITRPIHPENIQQILSLLEGGINELDAVLVSDYGKGVICEPLMERVRSLTQRAGKILAVDPKVKNFPLFREVTIITPNHYEAAEATGRWIMSEEDLMTVGRTLLQRLQVQSVLITRGEKGMTLFQHNGEVIHIPTMAKEIYDVTGAGDTVISVLTLAMASGATAKEAAILSNIAAGIVVGEIGTATIKASELEDAVRNGIRERRKRVGSNP, encoded by the coding sequence GTGAATCATAACGAATTACTTCCTTTTATTTCCAAGTTCCCAGATACCCGGATTATGGTCATCGGGGACCTGATGGTTGATGAATATATTTGGGGGAATGTTTCCAGGGTCTCTCCGGAAGCACCCGTCCCCGTGGTGAGCGTGACCTCCGAAAGTTTGCGTCTGGGTGGAGCAGGGAACGTGGTTAACAACATCCACACCCTCGGAGGGAAGGTTTTACTGGCGGGAATTGTAGGCAATGACGAGATGGGGCGGAAAGTGATCCACGACCTGCACAAGATGGGCCTGGAAACCAAAGGAGTCATCGTCGAACCAGAAAGAGTTACCACCGTGAAGACGCGGATCATCGCCCAACATCAGCAGGTGGTTCGTTATGACCGGGAAATTACCCGGCCGATTCATCCGGAAAATATCCAACAGATTCTTTCTCTGTTGGAAGGGGGGATCAATGAATTAGATGCCGTCCTGGTCTCCGATTATGGGAAAGGGGTCATTTGTGAACCTTTGATGGAGCGGGTACGTTCCCTCACTCAAAGAGCCGGGAAAATTTTAGCTGTGGATCCGAAAGTAAAGAATTTTCCTCTCTTCCGGGAAGTAACCATCATAACCCCCAACCATTACGAAGCGGCGGAAGCAACCGGACGCTGGATTATGAGCGAGGAAGATCTGATGACTGTTGGCCGGACCTTGCTTCAGCGGTTGCAAGTCCAATCTGTTTTGATCACCCGGGGAGAGAAAGGGATGACCCTTTTTCAGCACAACGGAGAAGTAATCCACATCCCCACGATGGCCAAAGAGATTTATGATGTTACCGGCGCGGGGGATACGGTAATCTCGGTACTAACACTGGCCATGGCCAGTGGGGCCACCGCCAAGGAAGCTGCGATACTTTCCAACATCGCCGCCGGAATCGTCGTGGGAGAAATTGGGACAGCGACCATCAAAGCTTCAGAACTGGAAGATGCTGTGAGAAATGGCATCCGGGAGAGGCGCAAGAGAGTCGGTTCCAACCCCTGA